The window atttaatattagtataaaattaaaaaataattttaatttaaaaaaaaaaacacctactTTGTGACGACGAATACAGTAAAACTTCGTTTCAAACTACTACCACTACAGCAACTGGTCAACCCCATAAATTAAATAGACTTTAATTCCTGGAATGCTTCTTCTTAACACTCTCCTGTTTTATTCCAAAGTGGTATAGATACCCTTACTGGAAGTCCGCGACCTAAGAATCCGCACTCTTTTTCTCGTAGAGGTCCTAATTAGTTTTAACTGGCAACATTATCATTTCTCCCATTCTccctatctttttcttttttcttttttaattctacttAGTTTTCTCTCAAAATCAGTCCTTTTTTAGATAACCATCACTcttgctttcttttctctcctctctctctctctctctctctcaattaatgatttttttaccttcCATGTCGATTTTCAATTTCTGCCACCGTTTTGTTCCTTGCCTTGCCGATCCAGGTGACTTTCTGATAGAAAATCAGAAATGAAATAAtgggtttcttttgtttttgtggttaatGGTGTCATTTTGTTTGTGTAGCAAGGAGATCTTCGTTGGGGTTGAAAGCAGCATTAGTGGTGTTGCATATTGTATATGCGGgcattctctttctttttgacAGTGATTTaatagagaaaacaaaacaagagcCATGGTatgttgtttctttctttctttttttgagagTAATGATCGAGTTAAAAAGTGAAAGTTTGTTACCTTTTGGTTTTGTTGATTGAATTGGATTGCTGGAGTGTAACTTGTAATGGGTTattgaattattgaaaatttagttgaagGTGGCTTGTTATGATCATATTAGTGATGTTGGATTAGGAAGTTAATTggtcaaaagaatttaatgaattgagtttttgaggtaaaatgaattaattacaGTCAATAGCTAACATTGATTACTGTTTCAGCAAGATAATTTGCAAGTTTGCGCAAAAAagggtgaaattataaaattggttGGGAAATGCTAGGTGAATTaggcctttttttcttttgacaatGAGAGGAAATTTAGGAATTTCAAGATTCTTAATTATTCACTGTGAACATGTTCACAAACCTTTGATGTTTATTTATGCTAGCATGGTAATCAAAgggtgttttttatatttactttgtGATGGGAACTTCAGGTAAATATTATGGTAAATAGAGTGCATAATTATGTGATTGTTAGTGGATGTTATCGAATCTATGCAAGGAGGGTGTAACTActgatgtgtttttaaaatttgttaaaatttctttgataTGGTTCTCATCTTTGCTTTAACTTGAGCGTGCAATGTAGCATAACGTTGAAGAATTTATTTGCCATTTTCCCCCCTTCAGGTCCTACACGGGATTATATCTGTTGCTGTTTGTTGCAACATTGATTCAATACTTTGTTGCATCATGTTCTTCTCCCGGGTAAATTTTGATGGAGTTGTAATGCCTCATGATCAATCTGAATTGTGATTAGAACTCATAATTTCTGTAATATATTTCATTAGTTTCTGTGATTTATATAACTACTTGCCTAATATTCTCTCTtcctcttttgttttgttttcttccccaTTTTTGCAACACTTTCAGCTATGTCCTTGATGCAATGAGGGATGTGAGTGAGAAAAATTCTTTATTTAGAAAGGCATCAATGTTGTCCAAGTAAGCCCTGattttgaagtttcttttagTAGGAAATTATTGCAAGTaacactaattaaaataaactggAGTGGAATTGCATTCAAATTGTCTCTCTGACTATCAATTGTTATAATGTTTAAGCAAAGACAGCCTGCTTCAAGCAAAAATGGAAGCTTGGTTATTACTGTGGAAGGAAGTCAGCCAGAAAGAAATATTCCAGAAAGTAATGTTACATCTTGGACAAAGCTTGTTCTGGACATGTATCCACCTGGAACGTCTGTTAGGTATGCAAGTGCTTTGCAGATATTTGTGCTTGATGTTTTAATCAATGACAACTATGAATGCTGGCTACATTCAGGAATCCCTTCCTTTGGCCTGTTGGTCTGTTATGTCACAAGATGATTGGCTGGCTTTAGTGTATTGCTACCTCTTAGATGATGGATTGTTATCCACTTGACCGAAGACGGTCATTGTTTGTTCTTGACTGCAGTGGCAGTGAGATAACTTTCGATGTAAAAAGAacttagttttttcaaaaagtgCCAATGCCTAGACTAAACCTTAACTGTATCCAGAGTCTTGAATTTAGAAGATTATGTGATTTGATGCAAAAGGTCTGGACATACGGTCTTGAAAAGTGAAGATGATGAACTTTTTAAGTTCCCCCATTATTAATTTCtgttgttttc is drawn from Populus nigra chromosome 5, ddPopNigr1.1, whole genome shotgun sequence and contains these coding sequences:
- the LOC133695178 gene encoding protein S-acyltransferase 10-like isoform X1, with amino-acid sequence MIFLPSMSIFNFCHRFVPCLADPARRSSLGLKAALVVLHIVYAGILFLFDSDLIEKTKQEPWSYTGLYLLLFVATLIQYFVASCSSPGYVLDAMRDVSEKNSLFRKASMLSKQPASSKNGSLVITVEGSQPERNIPESNVTSWTKLVLDMYPPGTSVRTLTCSFCNVEQPPRGKHCHDCDRCVLQFDHHCVWLGACIGRGNHCRFWWYIFEETALCIWTGILYITSLKANISRAWWKDVIMILLLVTLLVAHIAMVCPKILQLLHFDGIHS
- the LOC133695178 gene encoding protein S-acyltransferase 10-like isoform X2; translation: MIFLPSMSIFNFCHRFVPCLADPARRSSLGLKAALVVLHIVYAGILFLFDSDLIEKTKQEPWSYTGLYLLLFVATLIQYFVASCSSPGYVLDAMRDVSEKNSLFRKASMLSKQPASSKNGSLVITVEGSQPERNIPESNVTSWTKLVLDMYPPGTSVRTLTCSFCNVEQPPRGKHCHDCDRCVLQFDHHCVWLGACIGRGNHCRFWWYIFEETALCIWTGILYITSLKANISRACYQSLVHWADRPNTESDRWNKHGPNI
- the LOC133695178 gene encoding protein S-acyltransferase 10-like isoform X3 produces the protein MIFLPSMSIFNFCHRFVPCLADPARRSSLGLKAALVVLHIVYAGILFLFDSDLIEKTKQEPWSYTGLYLLLFVATLIQYFVASCSSPGYVLDAMRDVSEKNSLFRKASMLSKQPASSKNGSLVITVEGSQPERNIPESNVTSWTKLVLDMYPPGTSVSLHEGSIAMIVIDVFFSLTIIVFGLGHALAGEIIVDFGGTFLKKLHYAFGLASCTSHP